A genomic segment from Salmo trutta chromosome 38, fSalTru1.1, whole genome shotgun sequence encodes:
- the LOC115177863 gene encoding SERTA domain-containing protein 2 — MLGNGVKRKLDEDGLEEGKALFTSAAGAAGSHSRVNYTLQRQTVLNISLMKLYGPPRTPATEPALQRRVLINNVIRRIHHEFKEEGGAGLRAHFFAVPPPAPNITEDESYHEAPTSAFGGVLSPPLSPLSSLDSGLTPASLLDDDPPLFFALPPSSPHPLGHHPVSLRPSEPVSPPAKDSFSSALEEIEELCPIAVTTSTTSSLPLSPPPSPQPPPSLPAGMDMKEEGRTYSPKDKESLLLDESQAAKNVLADPPGTPADISPSSGGFLTDFALDDILFTDIDTSMYDFNLPCGASSIPPNLGVSKTTPMVTADDLVKTLSSYSGGGAGSPPLAQNQPFKMDLAELDHIMEVLVGS, encoded by the coding sequence ATGTTGGGTAACGGTGTGAAGCGCAAACTGGATGAGGACGGCCTGGAGGAGGGCAAGGCGCTCTTCACATCAGCGGCCGGCGCCGCGGGCAGCCACTCAAGGGTTAACTACACGCTGCAGCGCCAGACGGTGCTAAACATCTCCTTGATGAAGCTGTATGGGCCGCCGCGGACGCCCGCCACCGAGCCAGCCCTTCAGCGCCGCGTGCTCATCAACAACGTCATCCGCCGCATCCACCACGAGTTCAAAGAGGAAGGCGGTGCGGGGCTGCGCGCACACTTCTTCGCCGTCCCGCCGCCGGCGCCGAACATCACCGAGGACGAGAGCTACCACGAAGCTCCGACATCTGCATTCGGCGGCGTCCTCTCCCCGCCCCTCTCGCCACTGTCGTCGCTGGACTCTGGTTTGACCCCGGCCTCGCTCCTGGACGATGACCCGCCACTGTTCTTCGCCTTGCCGCCGTCCTCACCCCACCCCCTGGGTCACCACCCTGTCTCGCTGAGACCGTCAGAGCCTGTCTCGCCTCCTGCCAAGGACAGCTTCTCCTCAGCTTTGGAGGAGATCGAGGAGCTGTGCCCCATCGCGGTGACAACCTCTACTACCTCCTCCCTACCTTTGTCTCCTCCACCTTCACCCCAGCCCCCACCCTCTCTACCAGCAGGGATGGACATgaaagaggaagggaggacaTACAGCCCAAAGGACAAGGAGTCGCTCTTGCTGGACGAAAGCCAGGCTGCAAAAAACGTGTTGGCAGACCCTCCCGGCACCCCCGCAGACATATCGCCCTCCTCCGGGGGCTTCCTCACTGACTTTGCCCTGGACGACATTCTATTCACGGACATCGACACCTCCATGTATGACTTTAACCTCCCCTGCGGCGCCTCTTCAATACCGCCGAACTTGGGGGTGTCCAAAACGACCCCCATGGTCACTGCGGACGACCTGGTCAAGACTCTGTCCAGTTACAGTGGGGGAGGGGCGGGCTCTCCCCCTCTGGCCCAAAACCAGCCCTTCAAAATGGACCTGGCTGAGCTCGACCACATTATGGAAGTCCTGGTGGGGTCTTGA